A single region of the Lepus europaeus isolate LE1 chromosome 1, mLepTim1.pri, whole genome shotgun sequence genome encodes:
- the KLHL23 gene encoding kelch-like protein 23, with amino-acid sequence MALKGQEDYIYLFKDSAHPVGFLDAFRTFYLDGLFTDITLQCPSGIIFHCHRAVLAACSNYFKAMFTADMKEKFKNKIKLSGIHHDILEGLVNYAYTSQIEITKRNVQSLLEAADLLQFLSVKKACEQFLVRHLDIDNCIGMHSFAEFHMCPELEKESRRILCSRFKEVWQQEEFLEISLEKFLFILSRKNLSVWKEEAIIEPVIKWTAHDVKNRIECLYNLLSYVNIDIDPVYLKTALGLQRSCLLTENKIRSLIYNALNPMHKEISQRSTATMYIIGGYYWHPLSEVHIWDPLTNVWIQGAEIPDYTRESYGVTCLGPNIYVTGGYRTDNIEALDTVWIYNSESDEWTEGLPMLNARYYHCAVTLGGCVYALGGYRKGAPAEEAEFYDPLKEKWIPIANMIKGVGNATACVLHEVIYVIGGHCGYRGSCTYDKVQSYNSDINEWSLITSSPHPEYGLCSVPFESKLYLVGGQTTITECYDPEQNEWREIAPMMERRMECGAVIMNGCIYVTGGYSYSKGTYLQSIEKYDPDLNKWEIVGNLPSAMRSHGCVCVYNV; translated from the exons ATGGCTCTAAAAGGACAAGAagattatatttatcttttcaaggaTTCAGCGCATCCTGTGGGTTTTCTGGATGCATTCAGAACATTTTACTTGGATGGATTATTTACTGATATCACCCTTCAGTGCCCTTCGGGCATAATCTTCCATTGTCACCGAGCTGTTTTAGCTGCCTGCAGCAATTATTTTAAGGCAATGTTCACAgctgacatgaaagaaaaatttaaaaataaaataaaactctccGGCATCCACCATGACATTCTGGAAGGCCTTGTAAACTATGCCTATACATCCCAAATTGAAATAACTAAAAGAAATGTTCAAAGCCTGCTCGAAGCAGCAGATCTGCTGCAGTTCCTTTCAGTAAAGAAGGCTTGCGAGCAGTTTTTGGTGAGACACCTGGATATTGATAATTGTATTGGAATGCACTCCTTTGCAGAATTTCACATGTGTCCAGAACTAGAGAAGGAGTCCCGGAGAATTCTGTGTTCGAGGTTTAAGGAAGTGTGGCAACAGGAAGAATTTCTGGAAATCAGCcttgaaaaatttctgtttatcTTGTCCAGGAAGAATCTCAGTGTTTGGAAAGAAGAAGCGATCATAGAGCCGGTTATTAAGTGGACTGCTCATGATGTCAAAAATCGAATCGAGTGCCTGTATAATCTGCTAAGCTATGTCAACATAGATATAGACCCAGTATATTTAAAAACAGCTTTAGGCCTTCAGAGAAGCTGCCTACTAACGGAAAATAAGATACGCTCTCTGATATACAATGCCTTGAATCCCATGCATAAAGAGATTTCTCAGAGGTCCACAGCCACAATGTATATCATTGGAGGCTATTACTGGCATCCTTTGTCAGAGGTCCACATATGGGATCCCTTGACAAATGTTTGGATTCAGGGAGCGGAAATACCAGATTATACCAGGGAGAGCTATGGTGTTACATGTTTAGGTCCCAACATTTATGTCACCGGAGGCTATAGGACGGATAACATAGAAGCTCTGGACACAGTATGGATCTATAACAGTGAAAGCGATGAATGGACAGAAGGTCTGCCAATGCTCAACGCGAGGTATTACCACTGTGCAGTCACCTTAGGTGGCTGTGTCTATGCCTTAGGTGGTTACAGAAAAGGGGCTCCAGCAGAAGAGGCTGAGTTCTATGATCCTTTAAAGGAGAAGTGGATTCCTATTGCAAACATGATTAAAG gcGTGGGAAATGCTACTGCCTGTGTCTTGCATGAAGTTATCTATGTCATTGGCGGTCACTGCGGCTACAGAGGAAGCTGCACCTATGACAAGGTCCAGAGCTACAATTCGGATATCAATGAATGGAGCCTCATCACCTCCAGTCcacatccag aatatGGATTGTGCTCAGTTCCATTTGAAAGTAAGCTGTATCTAGTCGGTGGACAAACTACAATCACAGAATGTTATGACCCTGAACAAAATGAGTGGAGAGAGATCGCTCCCATGATGGAAAGGAGGATGGAGTGTGGTGCCGTCATCATGAACGGATGCATTTATGTCACTGGAGGATATTCCTACTCAAAAGGGACCTATCTTCAGAGCATTGAGAAATATGATCCAGATCTGAATAAGTGGGAAATCGTGGGTAATCTTCCCAGTGCCATGCGGTCTCatggatgtgtttgtgtgtataatgTCTGA